CGTCGGTGGTGAAGCTGGGCAGCAGGACGGTGGTGGCGTCGGCGCCGCGGGCGGAGGTGAAGGCGGCGAGGCGTTCCGCGCCGGAGGAGGACGCCTGGTCGGCGGCGACCAGGGCGATCCGGCGGCGGCCGAGGGCGTCGAGGTGGTCGAGGAGCAGGCGCATCGCGGCCGCGTTGTCGAGCGTGACGGCGACGGTGCCGGAGTCGTGCGCCCAGCGGTCGAACAGGACCACGGGGGCGCGCCCGGCGGCGGCCCGGACGGCGACCCCGGAGGCGGCGGCGGAGACCGGGACGACCAGCAGCCCGTCCACCCGTCCGCTCAGCAGGGTCTCGATCTGCTCCGCCTCGATGGCCGGCGAGTTCGCCGCGTCGGAGACCACCAACTGCCCGCCGGCCGCCCGGACCTGCTGGGCGATGGCGTCGGCGAGCTGGACGAAGTACGGGTTGGCGAGCGAGGGGACGACCACGCCGACGGTGCCGGTGGTGCCGGTGCGCAGCGCCCGCGCGGAGTGGTTGGTGCGGTAGCCGAGCCGCCGGGCGGCCTCCTCGACGCGGCGGGCGAGGTCGGGGTCGACGTTGCGCGGGTGCCGGCCAGGACGCGCGAGGCGGTGGCGCGGGAGACGCCGGCGGCGGCGGCCACGTCGAGGAGTCGGGGCGCTGTCACGTGGGGGTCCTCCCCGGTCGGAGCGGTCGTAGCGGTCGGAACGGTCGGAACGGTCGGAATGGTGGAGCGGCTGAACGGTCGAGGGGTCGAGCGGTCCTGGGCGGGCGCGGCGCCGGTTCCGGAACGGTGCACGCCGGGCCTCGGAACGGCGGGTGGCGCCCCGGTGGACCCGGGTCGGCGCAATGCGCAGCACGAGGGTACTTGACGGCCTGTGAGCGCTGGTCCAGAGTGTGGGAGATCGATCTCCCGAGGAGTCCGGATGCCGTCCATCACCGTCGTCGGTTCGGTCAACCGCGACCTCGTCCTGACCGTCGAGGACCTGCCGCGGCCCGGCGAGACCGTGCTCGCGCGGGGCTTCGTCGAGGGCGTCGGCGGCAAGGGCGCCAACCAGGCCGTCGCGGCGGCCCGGCTCGGCTCGCAGGTGCGCCTGGTGGCCCGGGTCGGGGCGGACGCGGCGCCGATCCGGCGGGCGCTGGCCGCCGAGGGCGTGGACCTCGACGCGGTGCTCACCGCGCCGGACGCCAGTACCGGGATCGCCTCGGTGGTGGTCGACCGCGCGGGCGAGAACACCATCGTGGTCAACCCGGGCGCGAACGCCGTGCTCTCGGTCGAGGACCTGCCGCAGTGGCTGGCCCGCACGCCCGGCGAGGTGCTCCTGGTCCAGCACGAGGTGGCCGCCGAGGTGGTGGCCGCCGCGGTGCTGCGGGCCCGCGAGCAGGGCGGCACGGTCGTGCTCAACCCGGCCCCGGCCCGTCCGGTCGCCCCCGAGGTGCTGGCCGCCGTCGACGTCCTGGTCCCCAACCTGGGCGAGCTGGCCGCCCTGCTCGGCGCCGAGCCCGTCACCGGACTGCCCGCCGCGCGCGAGCTGCTGGAGCGCGCCGCGCTGCCCTGCGGGGCGGTGGTGGTCACGCTCGGCGCGGACGGGGCGCTGATCAAGCGGCCGGGCCGCCCCGGCAGCGTCCACCTGCCCGCCCCGGTGGTGGACGCCATCGACACCGTCGGCGCCGGCGACACCTTCTGCGGCGCGCTCGCCGACGCGCTCGCCCGCGGCGCCGACCTGCCCACCGCCGCGGCCCGCGCCGTCCGGGCGGCCTCGCTGGCCGTCACCGGGCTCGGCGCCCAGTCCTCGATGCCCCGTGCGGCGCAGCTCGACTCCCCCGGGCCCGCCGCGTCCTGAACCCGCCCCCTCCGCGACGTCCCGGCGTCCCGGCGTCCTGAACCGCCCGCGGCGTCCTGAACCGCCCGCGACGTCCTGAACCGCCCGCGACGTCCCGAACCGCCCGCGACGTCCCGCCGTCCCGACCACCCCGCCGTACCGCTTCCCCCGCACCGCCTGTTCAACGGAGAACACCCATGCGCAGCCTCAAGCTCGGCCTGTTCGAGAACGCCCAGACCAACGCCAGCGGCACCGCCACCTGGCGGCACCCCGACAGCCGCCGCCACCTGTTCGACACCCTCGGCTACTGGCGCGAGGTCGCGCGGCTGTGCGAGGACGCCAAGCTGGACTTCCTGTTCCTGGCCGACGCCTGGGGCTGGTCGGAGATCGACGGGGTGCGCCCGCCGATCGCCACCGAGGAGACGCTCGACCTGCCGCGGCTGGACCCGTTCGTGATCGCCTCGGCGCTGCTGGCCTCCACCACCGACCTGGGCCTGGTGGTGACCGGCTCGGTGCTGGTCGAACCGCCGTACGCGTTCGCCCGCCGGCTGGCCACCCTGGACCAGCTCTCCGGCGGCCGCCTGGGCTGGAACGTGGTGACCACCGGCACCGCCGACACCGCCGTGAAGGCGTTCGGGATGGACATGGTCGCGCACGACGACCGGTACGCGATGGCCGAGGACTTCCTCGACCTGGTCTACAAGTACTGGGAGGGCGCCTGGGAGCCGGACGCCCTGGAGAAGGACAAGGCCGGCCGGTTCGCCGACCCGGCGAAGGTGCACCAGGTCGCGCACGAGGGCCCGTACTTCCGCTCGCACGGCTACGGCAACACCGCCCGCTCCCCGCAGGGCACCCCGGTGCTGTTCCAGGCCGGCGCGTCCCCGGCGGGCCGCCGGGTCGGCGGACGGCACGGCGAGTGCATGTTCGTCGGCAGCGGCAGCGTCGAGCAGCTGGCCGGCCACACCGAGGCGATCCGCGCGGAGGCCGTGCGGGCCGGGCGCGGGGCCGACGGGGTCAAGGTGATGTCGGCGTTCTCCTGCGTGGTCGGCGCGACCACCTCGGACGCCGAGCGCCGCTGGCAGCGGGTGCTGGACGCCCAGCGCCCGGAGGTCACCGTCGCCTCGTACGCGATGTTCACCGGCCTGGACCTGTCCTCGTACGCGCCGGACACCCCGATGACCGAGCTGTCCACCGAGATGTCGCAGACCCAGGTCGCCCGGTTCGCGGGGAAGACGGTCGGCGACGTGCTCGCCGACTGGCACACCCACGGGGTGGGCGCCCGCCCGGTGGTCGGCACCGCCGAGGAGATCGCCGACGAGCTCTGCGCCCTGGCGGAGGGCGCCGACCTGGACGGCTTCCTGCTCTCGCCGACCGTCCAGCCGGCCTCCACGGTCGAGTTCGTCGAGTCGGTGCTGCCGATCCTGCGCGAGCGCGGCGCGTTCCGCGGCGCGTACGCGGACGGCGAGTCGCTGCGCGAGCGCCTGACCGGCTCCGGCGACCGGGCGCTGCCCGCCGGCCACCCGGCCGCGCGGCACCGCCACTGACCCGCTCCCCGCTTCCTCCTCCCTCCCCCTTCCCCGCACCACTTCAGGCAGCACGGGCACGACGCACCAGGCATGACGAGAGGACGGCGACGGTCATGGCCACCACCGACCGAAACCCCAGCATTTCTTCCGAGTTGGACGCGGGCGCGCTGCGGCGGGCGTTCGGGGCGTACCCGACCGGCGTGGTCGCGGTCGGCGCGCTGCGCGACGGCGGGCCGGTCGGGTTCGCGGCCAGCTCCTTCGTGTCGATCTCGCTGGAGCCGCCGATGGTGGCGATCAGCGTGGCCCGCGCCTCCACCACCTGGCCCCGGCTGGCCGGGGCCCCGGTGCTCGGCCTGAGCGTGCTCAGCCGCGGCCAGGGCGCGCTGTGCCGCAGGCTCGCCTCCCGGGCGGGCGACCGGTTCGACGGCACGCCCTGGCAGGCGACGGCCGACGGCGCGGTGCTGATCCACGACGCCGCGCTGTGGCTGACCGCCCGGGTCGGCCCGGTGCACGACGGCGGGGACCACGAGATCGTCCTGCTGGAACTGCTGGGCGCCGAACTGTTCCCGGGCGTGGAGCCGTTGGTCTTCCACACCAGCCAGTTCCGCGAGCTCACCCCGCATGCCTGAGCGGCGGCCGGCGCCCCTGTCCGGCACCGTCGTCCACGGTGCCGGCCGGGGGCGGGGCCTGGGCCTCCCCACCGCGAACCTCTCCCCCGCGCCCGGCGCGGTCGTCCCGCCGCCCGCGATCTACAGCGGCTGGCTGACCCGCCCGTCGACCGGGGACGTGCACCGGGCGACGATCAGCATCGGCACCAACCCGACCTTCGGCGACTCGTCCGAGGTCCACGTCGAGGTGCACTGCCACGACGCCCCGGACGGCCTCGACCTGTACGGCGAACGGGTCGAGCTGTGGTTCGTCGCCCGGCTGCGCGACACTGAAAGGTTCGCCAGCGTCGAGGACCTGCTGCGCGCCGCCCACGAGGACGTCCGCCGCTCGGCGGCCCTGCTCGCCGCCGCACCCGCCCCCACCGCGAGCCCCCGCACCACCACCCCCTGAACCCGGTCGGCCCCGCCGCTCCCCCGCTTCCCGGTGGGGCCGACCGTCCCCACCCCCCTTCCGGCACGCACCCCCTCCTCCCCCACCACCTCGCTCCGAACGAACAAAGGTGTGAGTCATGAGCGCGTTCCACTGGCTGAACGAGCAGTTCGGCTTCTTCGGCCTCCCCGTCTACTGGTCCGACTTCCTGGGCAACATCCTGGCGCTCGCCACCGTCTGGCTGGCCCTGCGCCGGTCGCTGGTGGCCTGGCCGGTGCAGATCCTCGGCTCGGTGTTCCTGCTGATCGCCAGCCTGAACGTGCACCTCGGCGGCAACGCCGCCCGGCAGGTCGTGATCATCGTCTCGGCGTCCTGGGGCTGGGCGACCTGGAAGCGCAGCCGCGCCCAGGAGGGCACCATCAACGTCCGCTGGGCGAACTGGACCGAACGCGCGGTGCTGGCCGCCGCTATGGTGCTCGGCACGCTCGCGTTCGGCGCGGTGCTCAACTGGCAGGACGCCTCGTTCTACCCGGGCGCGCCGCTGTGGATGGTGATGGCGGACGCGTGGATCTTCGTCGGCTCGATCATCGCGATGTACAGCCAGGCCCGCCGCTACGTGGAGTTCTGGTTCGTCTGGCTGGCGGTCGACCTGGTCGGCGTGCCGCTGGCGGTCCACTCGGAGCTGTACTTCTCCGGCATCGTCTACGCGATCTTCTTCGTCATGGTGGTGCTCGGCATCCGCGACTGGGCCTCCCGCAGCCGCCCGCAGGAGATCGCCTCCCCGCTGGAGCCCGCCGTCCTGGTCGAAAGCCGCGAGGACACCCCCCGCTGACCCCGCCCCCACCCCACCCGGGCCGCCCCTCCCCCTGGAGGGTCGGCCCGGATCGGCGTGCCCGGGCAGGACGGCCGCCATGGAACCCACCTGGATGCCGTCGATGGGCGGCCCGCTGCGCGCCTTGGTCCTCGGGACGGCCCGGCCACCACCTGCCACCTGCCCGAGCACCGCGCCTTCCCGCGCCGGACGGGCGCCCACGACTGGGACGAACTCCTCCCCGCCGCGGCCGGGTTGCTCGCCGATCCGCCCACCTCGTCCGGGTGCCCGCGCGGCTGCGGCCGGTCCGCTACTCCGGGGGCATCAGGCGCAGCAGGTCCGCGACCGGGAGGGCCGGGTTGGCGGCGGCGTGGTGGGCGGTTGCGGGTCGGCGAGCAGGGCGCGGAGCCGGTCGAGCGGTAGGGCGGGGTGGGTGGCGGCCCGGTCGCGGGCCCGCCGGTCGCGCAGGCACGCGGTGAGGGTCGGGCCGTCGGCGGCGGGGTGGCGGGCGACGGCGCGCAGGGTGGCCGCGTTGTGGTCGCCGGTGACGAGGGTGCGCAGCAGGGCGGTCGGGGTGTCCGGGTTGGCGGCGATGCCGGGGCCGACGGCACGGCCGTGGCGGCGGTGCATGGCGGTCAACTGCCGTGCGTCCAGGCCGGGGTGGGGGCGACGGCGTTGGCGACCTTGGCCACCGGGTCGTCGGCGAGGCGGTCGCGGACGTGCGGGGGCAGGTCGCGGCGCAGCGCGAGCAGGCGGCGTGGTTCGGGGTCGGTGGCGGCGGCGAGCCGTTCGGTCTCGGCGGGGTCGGCGGCGGCGATCCGGGGCGGCGGCACCGTCCAGGACTTGAGGGCGGCACCGGCCCGGGGCCGGTCGAGGAGGTCCAGCGGTACGGCGGGGTTGGCGACGACGGCCCGGCGCACCGACTCGTGCGGGTGGTCGGCCAGTCGGCGGATCAACCGCTCGCCGATCGCCGGGTTCTCGGCGAGCGATTCGAGCACCTGCGGCGCGGGGTCGGCGGCGAGCAGCTCGTACGCGTCGGGGCCGAGGTCGGTGCGGGCGGCGAGCCGGGCGCGCAGGAACGGGGACGGGTCGCGCAGGTGGCGGAGGGCGTCGGCGACGGACGCGGCCGGGTGGGCGAGCGCGGCCTGCGCGATCGCGTGCCGGGCGTACCGGTGGCTGCCGTCGCAGACGGCCCCGCCGGGCAGCCGGCAGTCCGGGTCGGGGCAGTCCCGCGGGTGCGTCCACGGCACGGGGTGGCGGGTGCAGACCTCGCAACTCTCCAGCGGTGGACGGCCGTTCAGCAGATCGGCGAGGACGGCGGGCGGCGTGGACGCGTTCCACCCGACGGCCTGCCGGACGTCCGGCGCGGGGTGCGCGGCGAGCGCGGCGAGGACGCCGGGGTCGGGGTGCGCCTCGGCGAGTCCGACCAGGACGTCCCGGTCCCCCTCGGCGAGCAGTCGGCGTCCCACCTCGGCCGGCAGTCCGGGACAGGACGCCAGCTCGGGCCACAGTTCCCGCCGTTCGGCCAGCAGCGTCGCCCACGCGCCCGGGCCCTTCCCGGCCCGCAGCAGCGCCAGCGCGGCGAACGGCCGCCGCTCCGGGTCGACCCGCTCCGCCACCAGGTACCCGGTCTCCACCAGGTGTCCGGCCACCGCCGCGCCGCGCTCCGCCAGCACCTCGACCTGTCGTTCGGTCAGGTCCGCCCGCTCGGCCAGGTCCAGCGAGAGATCCGGCTCCGCCAGCTCCACCAGCCGGTCCACCGCCCCCGCCGGCAGCGAGGGATTCCCGGCCAGCCCACTCCACACACGACGCATCCCGGCATCCTCCCCCGGCCGCCGTGCACCCGCCACGGGTTTCCGGGCCGCCCCGGGGCATGCCGCCCGCTCTCCTCAGCCGCCGCCGAACGGCCCCTGCTGGCGGGCGATGGCCCGGACGAACACCACTCCGTCCACCAGGCCCAGCGTCTCCGGGTCCAGCCCGAAGTAGGTGTGGTCGGCCGGGACCCGGGGCTTCACCGGTCCCGACTCGCGCAGGGCCGCCGCGAGGAGGGTCGGGTCGAGGACGGTGCGCGGGGCCGGGAGGGTGGCGAGGCGGCCTTCGAGGGTGTCGGGGGCGGGGTGGTCGCCGGGGGCGCGGTGGCCGAAGGTGGTGGCGAGGAAGGCGTAGCCGTCGCCGAGGCGGGATTCGAGGAGTGATCCGGCGCTCCACCAGCGGAGTCGATGGTCGCCGAGCGGGATGTGGGCGGCCTCGCGCTGGAGGTGCCGGTTGTGGGCGAAGACGAGGGTCGGTCCGCGGCGGGCCTCGCGGCGGAGGATCGCCTCGAGGTTGTCGGCGATCATCAGGCCGCGTTGCCGCATCAGGGAGTTGAGCCGGTCGGGGCCGTCGCCGGCGGTCGCGGCGTGGTAGCGGAGCAGGCCGGTCGCGGTGCGGGCGTCGAGTTCGGCCTGCCAGTACGCGTCCTCGTCGTCGTCGAACTGCGGGCGGTGCGCGGCCAGCAGGACGTTCAACTCGTCGGCGAGCAGCCGCAGTCGGACGGCGTCCTCGGTGCGGCCCACCGAGCGGGTCGGGTCGAGCGCGGCGGCGGGTTCGGTCCAGCGGTGGTCCGGCCCGCAGCGGCGCAGCAGCTCCGCGCGGTCGGGCAGGAGTTCGTTGGGCAGCCGCGCGGCCAGGAAGTCGTGCAGCCGGAGGAGTGAAGGGCCGGGCGCGGCGGCCCCGGTGATCTCCAGCGGGCCGTCCGCCCCGTAGCACCGCAGCCGTTCGCCCTCCTCCACCCCTTCGTTGAACTCCCGCATCCAGCGGACGAGTTCGCGGTTCCCGGCGAACTCCCCGAACCCGTGGCCGAACCCCTCCCGCACCACGGTGTCCAATGCGCCCGCCGCGCCGCCGACGTACGCGTCGACGGCGCGGGCGGCCAGGCAGTCGCTCTCGACCGCGATCGAGCGGTAGCCGTGGTCGGTGGCCAGGTGGCGGAAGAGTTCGTTGCGCAGGTCGAGGAACTCCTCGGCGCCGTGGGTGGGTTCGCCGAGGGCGAGCAGCCGGGTGCCGGCAGGGACGAGGGCGGCGAGGGAAGCGGCGGAGAAGGGGCGGGCGGCGTCCCCGAGCGAGACAGTCATGACTTCCACCGTATCGTTGAAGCCCCGGTGTAGACTTTTCCGCTCTCGGCCCGGAAATCGAGCAGAAAACCCTCAACCACCATGCCGCTGCGCCCGATCGATCTCGCCCGCGAGCACGGCCTGTCCACCCAGGCGGTGCGCAACTACGAGGAGGCGGGCGTCCTGCCGCCCGCCGACCGCTCCGCGCACGGGTACCGGCGCTACGGCGAGCGCCACGCGGCGGCGCTGCGCGCCTTCCTCGCCCTGCTCCCGGGGCACGGCCACCCGACCGCCACCGCGATCATGCGCGCCGCCAACGCGGGCGACCTGCCCGAGGCGCTGCGCCTGATCGACGGCAGCCACGCCCTGCTCGCCGAGGACCGCCGCACCCTGGACGCCGTCCGCACCGCCCTCGACCACCTGCCGCCCGAGCCCGACGCCCCCGGCCACCCGCCCGCCGCCGCGACCCACATCGGACCGCTCGCCCACCGCCTCGGCCTGCGCCCGGCCACCCTCCGCGCCTGGGAGCGCGCGGGCCTGGTCACCCCGTCCCGGACGCCCGCACCGGCTACCGCGTCTACCCGCCCGCGCAGGTCCGCGAGCTGCTCCTCGCCGAACAGCTCCGCCGCGGCGGCCACAGCCTGGCCCGCACCGCCGACCTCCTGCACCGCCTGCGCACGGCCGGCTCCCCGGAAGCCGTCCGCCCCACCCTGGCCGCCTGGCAGGACCGCCTCACCACCCGCGGCCGCGCCCTCCTCACCGGCGCGGCCGCCCTGCACGCCTACCTCGCGTCCCCGCCCTGACCCGGGCCGGGGCGCCGCCGGGCCAGCGCGCCGCCGGACCAGCACGCCGCCGGACCGCAGATCGCTCGAACTCGGCTACGCCCCGCCCCGGTTGGTCACCACCCCGTTCGACATGGTGAGCGGTACCGCCGAGCGGGCGAAGGCGTCCGGGTCGGCGGTGAGCGGGTCGAGGGCGAAGGCGGTGAGGTCGGCGCGCAGGCCGGGGGCGATGCGGCCGGTGTGGTCGGGTTCGCCGGCGGCGCGGGCCGCGTGGGTGGTGTAGCCCTCCAGGGCCATCAGCGGGGTGAGGGCCTGGCCGGGGTTGACGGGCGGGGTGTCGGTGCCGGCGTGGCGGCGCAGCCTGGCGTAGGCGAGGACGCCGCGCGGGTCGTGGTGGGCGATCGGCCAGTCGGAGCCGAGGGCGAGGGTGGCACCAGTGTCGCGCAGGGTGCGGCAGATCCAGGCGCGGTCGGCGCGTTCGGGGCCGAGGCGGGTGGACCAGGCGTCGGTGTGGTCGGCCCGGGTGTACGCGGAGTGGGTGGGCTGCATGGACGCGGGGACGCCCAACCGGGCGAAGCGGCGGGCCTGTTCGTCGCCGAGTGTCTCGATGTGCTCGATCCGGTGCCGGCCGCGGCCGTGCCCGGGCAGCGCGGCGACGGTGTCCAGGACGTGCCGCACGCCCGCGTCGCCGATCGCGTGCGTCGCGGTGCGGACCCCGTACGCGTCCAACTGCCGTACCACGTCGGTGTATTCGGCGGGTCGAGCCACAGCCCGGCGGTGCCCTCGCCGTGGCAGTCGGGGCGCTCCAGCCAGGCCGAGCCGCCCTCCACCGTGCCGTCCACGAAGAGTTTGACGCCGCCGACCAGCCAGTTGCGTCCGGACTCGCCCTGGAGGGAGGCGAGTTCGCGCAGGCCCTCGGCGCCGGTGCCGGGCATGCACCAGGGGGCGATGCGCAGCCGCAGCGGCAGGTGGCGGGTGTCCTCGATGGCGCGGACGAGTTCCAGGATGTCGCCGCCGGCGTCCATCACGTGCGCCCCGGCGAGGCCGCCGGCGGCCATCGTCAGCAGCAGGTCGTGGAGGGCGTCGCGCCGCCGGTCCAGCGGGAGGCGGGGCAGGACGGCGGTGACCAGGTCCATCGCGGCGTGCTCGATCAGGTGGCCGGTGGGGGTGCCGTCGGGGTCGCAGACCACGGTGGCGCGCTGGGCGAAGGCGCGCGCTCCGGTGATGCCGGCGGCGCGCAGGGCGGCGCCGGTGGCGAGGGCGGAGTGGCCGTCGTAGAGCCGGACGAAGGCGGGGGTGTCGGGGCCGAGCACGTCCTCCAGCACGGAGCGGTGGACGGGGTGGCCGCCGAAGGCGTTGTGGTCGAGGTTCCAGGCGAGCACCCAGCCGTCCAGGCGTTCGGCCCGGGCCAGCGCGGCGCGCAGGCCGTCCAGGTCGCGGACGGCGGACAGGTCGGCGCCGGTGGCGAGTTCGAGCCCGAACGCGGGGTGGCTGTGGCCGTCGACCAGCCCGGGGACGAGGACGGCGTCGCCGAGGTCGATCACCTCGGTGCCGGGGCCGCGCCAGTCGCGGGCGTCGGCGGCGGTGCCGACGGCGGCGATCAGCCCGTCCCGGACGGCGACGGCGCCCACCGGAGCCACGGGGTCGGCGGCGCGGTGGCCGTCGTCGAGGGTGTGGACGGTGCGGGCGAGGACGATGGTGTCGGGCGACACGGTGAGCTCCTGGAACGAGGGGTCGGCGAGAGGTCGGTGAGAGGTCGGCGGGGGCGGCGAGGGGGTTCGACAGCCGAGTGTGGGTCAGGCCGCGCCGCGCGCCGGGGAGTCGGCGGGCGACGGCGCGTCCCCGGCCGGTTCGGCGGCGAACGCGGCGTACACCCCGGGCCGGCGGGCCCGGGTGCGCAGCGCGTACAGGACGCCCGCGGCGAAGACGGCGGGGACGATCAGGATCAGGACGCGGTTGACGGTGCCGGACGCGCCGGTCAGCAGCCCGATGTGGTCGACCACCAGCCAGAGCGCGCCGGTCAGCAGCACGGCGGCGACGGCGGGCGCGACGACGGTGCGCAGCGCGCCCTCGCCGTGGCCGGGGCGGCGGCGGAACCAGCAGGGCACGGCGACGGCGGCGAGCAGTTGCAGCGCGACCAGGGCGAGCATGCCGGGGGTGTTCACCCACAGCAGCAGCTGGGTGTACGGGTCGGCCCCGGCGGCGGCGAACACCGCCACCACGACCAGGCCGAGCAGGCTCTGGGCGAGCCCGGAGACGTACGGGGAGCGGTGCCGGGGGTGGATCCGGCCGAGCGCGCGGGGCAGCAGGCCCTCTTCGGCGAGGGCGAGGCCGTAGCGGCTGGTGGCGTTGTGGAAGGCCAGCAGCGAGGCCAGGATGCTGGTGACGATCAGCACGTGCATCAGGTCGGCGGCCCAGGCGCCGACGTACTGGTCGATGGCGGTGAAGAACAGGCCGCCCGGGTCCTGGGCGGCGGCGGCGACCACCTCGGTGTCGCCGTACGCCTGGATGACGGTCCACACCACGAAGGCGTAGAACAGGCCGAGGAAGGCGACGGCCAGGTAGGTGGCGCGCGGGACGGTGCGGTCGGGGTCGCGGGCCTCGCGGCGGTAGATGACGGTGGACTCGAAGCCGGTGAACGCGGCGAAGGCCATCGCCAGGACGCCGGGCATGCCGCCGGTGAGCACGCGGCCGGGTGCGAAGGAGTGCAGGCTCAGCCCGTGCGCGCCGCCCTTGAGCAGCACGGCGGCGGCGAGCAGCACC
This is a stretch of genomic DNA from Kitasatospora fiedleri. It encodes these proteins:
- a CDS encoding LacI family DNA-binding transcriptional regulator, whose product is MLRIAPTRVHRGATRRSEARRAPFRNRRRARPGPLDPSTVQPLHHSDRSDRSDRYDRSDRGGPPRDSAPTPRRGRRRRRLPRHRLARPGRHPRNVDPDLARRVEEAARRLGYRTNHSARALRTGTTGTVGVVVPSLANPYFVQLADAIAQQVRAAGGQLVVSDAANSPAIEAEQIETLLSGRVDGLLVVPVSAAASGVAVRAAAGRAPVVLFDRWAHDSGTVAVTLDNAAAMRLLLDHLDALGRRRIALVAADQASSSGAERLAAFTSARGADATTVLLPSFTTDAGRTAGRRVAERRTEIDAVVCGADVLAVGLVSTLQRSAVSVPGEIAVTGFDDTELLELLDPPITSIRHPLADMAERALTLLQAPAPARAENVERFPPQLVVRASTDAGAQS
- a CDS encoding ribokinase — protein: MPSITVVGSVNRDLVLTVEDLPRPGETVLARGFVEGVGGKGANQAVAAARLGSQVRLVARVGADAAPIRRALAAEGVDLDAVLTAPDASTGIASVVVDRAGENTIVVNPGANAVLSVEDLPQWLARTPGEVLLVQHEVAAEVVAAAVLRAREQGGTVVLNPAPARPVAPEVLAAVDVLVPNLGELAALLGAEPVTGLPAARELLERAALPCGAVVVTLGADGALIKRPGRPGSVHLPAPVVDAIDTVGAGDTFCGALADALARGADLPTAAARAVRAASLAVTGLGAQSSMPRAAQLDSPGPAAS
- a CDS encoding NtaA/DmoA family FMN-dependent monooxygenase (This protein belongs to a clade of FMN-dependent monooxygenases, within a broader family of flavin-dependent oxidoreductases, the luciferase-like monooxygenase (LMM) family, some of whose members use coenzyme F420 rather than FMN.), producing MRSLKLGLFENAQTNASGTATWRHPDSRRHLFDTLGYWREVARLCEDAKLDFLFLADAWGWSEIDGVRPPIATEETLDLPRLDPFVIASALLASTTDLGLVVTGSVLVEPPYAFARRLATLDQLSGGRLGWNVVTTGTADTAVKAFGMDMVAHDDRYAMAEDFLDLVYKYWEGAWEPDALEKDKAGRFADPAKVHQVAHEGPYFRSHGYGNTARSPQGTPVLFQAGASPAGRRVGGRHGECMFVGSGSVEQLAGHTEAIRAEAVRAGRGADGVKVMSAFSCVVGATTSDAERRWQRVLDAQRPEVTVASYAMFTGLDLSSYAPDTPMTELSTEMSQTQVARFAGKTVGDVLADWHTHGVGARPVVGTAEEIADELCALAEGADLDGFLLSPTVQPASTVEFVESVLPILRERGAFRGAYADGESLRERLTGSGDRALPAGHPAARHRH
- a CDS encoding flavin reductase family protein, producing the protein MATTDRNPSISSELDAGALRRAFGAYPTGVVAVGALRDGGPVGFAASSFVSISLEPPMVAISVARASTTWPRLAGAPVLGLSVLSRGQGALCRRLASRAGDRFDGTPWQATADGAVLIHDAALWLTARVGPVHDGGDHEIVLLELLGAELFPGVEPLVFHTSQFRELTPHA
- a CDS encoding riboflavin kinase produces the protein MPERRPAPLSGTVVHGAGRGRGLGLPTANLSPAPGAVVPPPAIYSGWLTRPSTGDVHRATISIGTNPTFGDSSEVHVEVHCHDAPDGLDLYGERVELWFVARLRDTERFASVEDLLRAAHEDVRRSAALLAAAPAPTASPRTTTP
- a CDS encoding nicotinamide mononucleotide transporter family protein yields the protein MSAFHWLNEQFGFFGLPVYWSDFLGNILALATVWLALRRSLVAWPVQILGSVFLLIASLNVHLGGNAARQVVIIVSASWGWATWKRSRAQEGTINVRWANWTERAVLAAAMVLGTLAFGAVLNWQDASFYPGAPLWMVMADAWIFVGSIIAMYSQARRYVEFWFVWLAVDLVGVPLAVHSELYFSGIVYAIFFVMVVLGIRDWASRSRPQEIASPLEPAVLVESREDTPR
- a CDS encoding erythromycin esterase family protein, with amino-acid sequence MTVSLGDAARPFSAASLAALVPAGTRLLALGEPTHGAEEFLDLRNELFRHLATDHGYRSIAVESDCLAARAVDAYVGGAAGALDTVVREGFGHGFGEFAGNRELVRWMREFNEGVEEGERLRCYGADGPLEITGAAAPGPSLLRLHDFLAARLPNELLPDRAELLRRCGPDHRWTEPAAALDPTRSVGRTEDAVRLRLLADELNVLLAAHRPQFDDDEDAYWQAELDARTATGLLRYHAATAGDGPDRLNSLMRQRGLMIADNLEAILRREARRGPTLVFAHNRHLQREAAHIPLGDHRLRWWSAGSLLESRLGDGYAFLATTFGHRAPGDHPAPDTLEGRLATLPAPRTVLDPTLLAAALRESGPVKPRVPADHTYFGLDPETLGLVDGVVFVRAIARQQGPFGGG
- a CDS encoding APC family permease, whose amino-acid sequence is MTDTPHAATAPGAATAPGAATAPGVATAPGVATVPGDAPTLRRGSLGTADIAFFVVSAAAPLTVMAGVAPLALLIGGTGAPAGYLAAGVTLAVFAVGFTTMSRHVRNAGGFYAYITRGLGRPAGFGAALLALLGYLGMNIGVFGLLGSATRDTVQALTGHRVPWLLPALIGLAVIWYGGFRSIDFGARLLGVLLLAETGILVLLAAAVLLKGGAHGLSLHSFAPGRVLTGGMPGVLAMAFAAFTGFESTVIYRREARDPDRTVPRATYLAVAFLGLFYAFVVWTVIQAYGDTEVVAAAAQDPGGLFFTAIDQYVGAWAADLMHVLIVTSILASLLAFHNATSRYGLALAEEGLLPRALGRIHPRHRSPYVSGLAQSLLGLVVVAVFAAAGADPYTQLLLWVNTPGMLALVALQLLAAVAVPCWFRRRPGHGEGALRTVVAPAVAAVLLTGALWLVVDHIGLLTGASGTVNRVLILIVPAVFAAGVLYALRTRARRPGVYAAFAAEPAGDAPSPADSPARGAA